The following coding sequences lie in one Micrococcales bacterium genomic window:
- a CDS encoding histidinol phosphatase — MTPEAETYLEDLRLALTLADQADRLTMTRFGAPDLDVTGKDDDTLVSDADKDTEKLIRDQLERTRPNDKVLGEEFGSVGPGKLAKMALDGERIWVIDPIDATANYVRGMPVWATLIGLVAAGRPALGVVSAPALGLRWFAAAGFGAWKGTNLENATRMKVSKVKKLGDAFLSYSDTAGWEDQGRLAGLLRLNQDVQRSRGFGDFWSYMLLAEGCVDIATEPELAPHDMVALAPIVTEAGGVFTDTTGKVVGPFGADALAANAKLHERVVPYLHPKKDKDK, encoded by the coding sequence GTGACCCCAGAGGCTGAGACCTACCTCGAAGACCTTCGCCTAGCCCTGACCCTGGCCGACCAAGCCGACCGGCTGACCATGACACGCTTTGGCGCCCCTGATCTCGATGTCACCGGCAAGGACGACGACACCTTGGTTTCCGACGCGGATAAGGACACCGAGAAACTCATCCGCGACCAACTCGAACGGACCCGGCCCAATGACAAGGTCTTGGGCGAGGAATTCGGTTCGGTGGGACCGGGCAAACTGGCCAAGATGGCGCTTGACGGTGAGCGGATTTGGGTTATCGACCCGATCGACGCCACCGCCAACTATGTGCGCGGCATGCCGGTCTGGGCCACCTTGATTGGTCTGGTGGCGGCCGGGCGCCCAGCCCTGGGCGTGGTTTCGGCCCCGGCCCTGGGCCTGCGCTGGTTTGCCGCCGCCGGTTTTGGCGCTTGGAAAGGCACCAACCTGGAAAACGCCACCCGAATGAAGGTGTCAAAGGTCAAGAAACTAGGTGACGCGTTCTTGTCCTACTCTGACACGGCTGGCTGGGAGGACCAGGGCCGCTTAGCGGGCCTACTCCGGCTCAACCAAGATGTCCAACGCAGCCGCGGTTTTGGCGACTTTTGGAGCTACATGTTGCTGGCCGAAGGCTGTGTCGACATTGCCACCGAACCGGAGCTAGCGCCGCATGACATGGTTGCCCTGGCGCCAATCGTGACTGAAGCTGGCGGCGTTTTCACTGACACCACCGGCAAAGTGGTGGGCCCATTTGGCGCAGATGCGCTAGCCGCCAACGCCAAACTGCACGAGCGGGTAGTGCCTTATCTCCATCCCAAAAAGGACAAGGACAAGTAG
- the rsgA gene encoding ribosome small subunit-dependent GTPase A produces MTVAKWDHLGEEHVRTRPGRGSRPRSKVRPAHLDATAGQVIGVDRGRYLVHLDEGPANRQVWAVKAKELGHRGVVVGDRVDLVGDLSGEKGSLARAVRVGHRQTVLRRATEEGRGRERVIVANAELLVVVAALANPEPRPRMIDRCLVAAYDGGLEPVICLTKVDLAQASDLVAQYRPLGVKVVTCGRAAKGQPVDGLDQLRQVLAGHVSVMVGHSGVGKSTLMNALIPGADRATGHVNEVTGRGRHTSSSAVALPLPDGGWLIDTPGVRSFGLDHVSPANVLAAFPDLAAVAELDCPRGCPHALDALDCALPAWAALSDTNRARVESFQRLIAWREDA; encoded by the coding sequence GTGACCGTGGCTAAGTGGGATCACCTGGGCGAGGAACACGTCCGCACCCGGCCGGGGCGAGGCTCGCGGCCGCGCAGTAAGGTCCGCCCAGCCCACCTTGACGCCACCGCCGGTCAAGTCATTGGCGTGGACCGCGGCCGCTACCTGGTCCACCTTGACGAAGGGCCGGCCAACCGCCAGGTTTGGGCGGTCAAAGCCAAGGAACTGGGTCACCGCGGCGTGGTGGTAGGCGACCGGGTCGATCTGGTTGGCGATCTGTCCGGCGAGAAGGGCTCGCTGGCCCGGGCCGTGCGGGTGGGGCACCGTCAAACCGTGCTGCGCCGGGCCACCGAAGAAGGCCGTGGCCGCGAGCGCGTGATTGTGGCCAACGCCGAGCTGCTGGTAGTGGTGGCGGCCCTGGCCAACCCCGAACCCAGGCCGCGAATGATAGACCGCTGCCTGGTGGCGGCCTACGATGGCGGACTTGAGCCGGTGATTTGCCTAACCAAAGTCGACCTGGCCCAGGCCAGTGATTTGGTGGCCCAATACCGGCCGCTTGGGGTCAAGGTGGTGACCTGCGGCCGGGCCGCCAAGGGCCAGCCGGTTGACGGCCTTGATCAGCTCAGGCAGGTTTTGGCCGGTCACGTCTCAGTTATGGTGGGCCATTCCGGCGTGGGTAAATCGACACTTATGAACGCCCTGATCCCAGGGGCAGACAGGGCCACCGGCCACGTCAACGAGGTCACCGGCCGCGGCCGTCACACCTCTTCGAGCGCAGTGGCCTTACCGCTGCCAGATGGCGGCTGGCTGATCGACACCCCTGGAGTGAGATCGTTTGGCTTGGATCACGTTTCCCCGGCCAACGTTCTGGCCGCTTTCCCGGATTTGGCCGCCGTTGCTGAACTAGACTGCCCGCGAGGCTGTCCGCACGCCCTCGATGCCTTGGATTGCGCTCTACCCGCCTGGGCGGCTCTATCTGACACCAACCGGGCCAGGGTCGAATCGTTCCAACGGCTAATCGCCTGGCGTGAGGACGCTTGA
- the aroA gene encoding 3-phosphoshikimate 1-carboxyvinyltransferase, whose protein sequence is MTPAAGRPGDPWPAPLAPGPLAAAVSLPGSKSLTARYLALAALASGSTRLRGALRSRDSDLMAQALRALGCHIADAGTTLAIDPPAGSHSPAAAPGLAAGPAQTDADLAAGPAQKNAGLASPALIDVGLAGTVMRFLPPVAALANQPIKFDGDAAARRRPIAPLLQALIELGAKVSYHDQDGCLPFTIQGPIQGGQVKLDATASSQFASALMLVAPALPGGLELQLDPPQLPSRPHLDMTIQALRDFGAKVEVTSPTAWHIDPGGLTGQDRAVEPDLSNAAPFLAAALVAGGHVTINDWPAQTTQPGQLLTSYLTQMGGTITQTAAGLTVAGDGRIRGANLDLAPAGELTPTLAALATLAERPSRLRGIGHLRGHETDRLAALASEIKRLGGQAEQLADGLEIHPAPLRPACLRSYGDHRMATFGAIIGLRLAGVEVEDITVTAKTMPTFPKLWAQMLAGDRG, encoded by the coding sequence GTGACACCCGCCGCCGGGCGGCCGGGCGACCCGTGGCCGGCCCCGTTGGCGCCAGGCCCCTTGGCCGCTGCCGTCAGCCTGCCCGGCTCGAAGTCCCTGACCGCCCGCTACCTCGCATTGGCCGCCTTGGCCAGTGGCTCAACCCGACTGCGCGGTGCGCTGCGTTCACGCGATTCAGATTTGATGGCCCAGGCCTTGCGCGCACTGGGTTGCCATATCGCCGATGCCGGAACCACCCTGGCAATCGACCCGCCAGCCGGCAGCCACTCACCTGCCGCCGCCCCAGGCCTGGCCGCCGGCCCCGCTCAGACTGACGCCGACCTGGCCGCCGGCCCCGCCCAAAAAAACGCCGGCTTGGCCAGCCCGGCGCTGATTGACGTTGGCCTGGCCGGCACCGTCATGCGGTTTTTGCCGCCGGTGGCGGCTCTGGCCAACCAGCCAATCAAATTCGACGGCGATGCGGCCGCCCGCCGCCGGCCAATTGCGCCTTTGCTTCAGGCGCTTATCGAACTCGGCGCCAAGGTCAGCTACCACGATCAAGACGGCTGCCTGCCATTCACCATCCAAGGACCCATCCAAGGCGGCCAAGTCAAACTCGACGCAACCGCCTCGTCCCAGTTCGCCTCGGCCCTGATGCTGGTGGCCCCGGCTTTGCCAGGTGGACTCGAGCTCCAGCTCGATCCACCACAGCTGCCGTCAAGGCCCCACCTTGACATGACCATCCAGGCCCTGAGGGACTTTGGCGCCAAGGTCGAAGTTACCTCCCCAACCGCCTGGCACATCGACCCCGGTGGCCTGACCGGCCAAGACCGCGCGGTCGAACCAGACCTATCCAATGCCGCACCTTTCTTGGCCGCCGCCCTGGTGGCCGGCGGCCATGTCACCATCAACGACTGGCCGGCCCAAACCACCCAACCCGGCCAGCTCCTGACCAGCTATCTAACCCAAATGGGCGGCACCATCACCCAGACTGCTGCTGGCCTGACTGTTGCCGGCGACGGTCGCATCCGCGGTGCCAACCTGGATCTAGCCCCGGCTGGAGAGTTGACGCCAACCCTGGCCGCCCTGGCGACTCTGGCTGAAAGACCCAGCCGGCTGCGCGGCATCGGGCATTTGCGGGGCCACGAAACCGACCGCCTGGCCGCCCTGGCCAGCGAAATCAAGCGCCTAGGCGGCCAAGCCGAGCAACTAGCCGACGGCCTGGAAATCCACCCGGCGCCACTGCGCCCGGCCTGCCTGCGCAGTTACGGCGACCACCGCATGGCCACCTTTGGCGCCATTATTGGGCTGCGTCTGGCCGGTGTCGAGGTCGAGGACATCACCGTCACCGCCAAAACCATGCCCACATTCCCCAAGCTTTGGGCCCAAATGCTGGCAGGTGACCGTGGCTAA
- a CDS encoding DoxX family membrane protein: MSLIRFAGRALLGGVLIADAIDALRHPEPHAKVIEPWLTKAAESVPNVPEDPVTCVKATAGSVIAGGALIAVGFGRRLGALAVAAVMAPTVALNIQEWMGQEDKDKAEPPKNLLMHAALLGGALIVLAGPKKKHVGKDAAAAKSKSKSGKCGKSSGRGCCKDAKAK, translated from the coding sequence ATGAGTCTGATTCGTTTTGCGGGCCGCGCGTTGTTGGGCGGGGTCTTGATTGCTGATGCTATCGACGCGCTGCGTCATCCCGAACCACATGCCAAGGTGATTGAACCTTGGCTAACTAAAGCCGCCGAGTCCGTCCCCAACGTGCCGGAAGACCCGGTCACCTGCGTCAAGGCCACAGCTGGCTCGGTTATCGCCGGCGGCGCCTTGATAGCGGTTGGTTTTGGCCGGCGCCTTGGCGCCTTGGCCGTGGCCGCCGTTATGGCACCCACTGTCGCCCTGAACATCCAAGAATGGATGGGTCAGGAAGACAAAGACAAAGCCGAGCCGCCCAAAAACCTCCTAATGCACGCCGCCCTGCTGGGCGGGGCCCTGATTGTGCTGGCCGGCCCCAAGAAAAAGCACGTTGGCAAAGACGCGGCCGCCGCCAAGTCAAAATCTAAGAGCGGCAAATGCGGCAAATCCTCTGGCCGCGGCTGCTGCAAGGACGCCAAGGCCAAGTGA